A window of Natrinema versiforme contains these coding sequences:
- a CDS encoding FAD-binding oxidoreductase produces the protein MTHDCSFLEEIALADDQVSFAPGRLESHATDFGTERTDEGTLPDAVVWPESTADVSAVLAAATDRGVPVTPYAAGTGLEGNAVPAHGGISLDLTRMDDVVDYRPDDFQIDVGPGIIGSDVDEYVAGDGLFFPPLPSSGDISTIGGMIATDASGMKTVRYGEIADWVLGLEAVLADGTVIETGSRASKTSSGYNLTDLIVGSEGTLAVVTEATLELAGRPEQIRGGRAIFETLDDAAEAVFDAVRTDIDVARIELVDGLSATMANDYLGSDLPDAPMVFLEFHANHGVDEEIDLCRSIFEDRDVVRFEMSDDDADMATLWKARREMAYAVSTYDSDLEPLHPGDVTVPISSYPEVVRETKRLADDYDLLVPCYGHAGDGNLHYGVLADPDDPEQVERGERLYRDIVELAIGLGGTATGEHGIGEGKQQYLEPEHGAGAVETMRAIKRALDPTDTLNPGKIFPETADGERVRGLER, from the coding sequence ATGACACACGACTGTTCGTTTCTCGAGGAGATCGCCCTCGCGGACGATCAGGTCTCGTTCGCTCCCGGACGACTGGAATCCCACGCCACCGATTTCGGGACGGAGCGAACCGACGAGGGGACGCTCCCGGACGCCGTCGTCTGGCCCGAGTCCACGGCCGACGTGTCGGCGGTCCTCGCCGCCGCGACCGACCGCGGCGTCCCGGTGACCCCCTACGCCGCGGGGACGGGACTCGAGGGAAACGCCGTGCCGGCCCACGGGGGAATCAGCCTCGATCTCACGCGCATGGACGACGTGGTCGACTACCGGCCCGACGACTTCCAGATCGATGTCGGCCCGGGGATCATCGGCTCGGACGTCGACGAGTACGTCGCCGGCGACGGCCTGTTCTTCCCGCCGCTGCCCTCCTCGGGCGACATCTCGACGATCGGCGGGATGATCGCGACGGACGCCAGCGGCATGAAGACGGTCCGGTACGGCGAGATCGCCGACTGGGTGCTCGGCCTCGAGGCGGTGCTCGCCGACGGCACCGTCATCGAGACGGGCTCGCGAGCGAGCAAGACCTCGAGCGGCTACAACCTGACCGATCTCATCGTCGGCAGCGAGGGCACCCTCGCGGTGGTCACCGAGGCGACGCTCGAACTCGCGGGCCGCCCCGAGCAGATCCGCGGCGGCCGGGCGATCTTCGAGACCCTCGACGACGCGGCTGAGGCCGTCTTCGACGCGGTCCGGACCGACATCGACGTCGCCCGGATCGAACTCGTTGACGGGCTGAGCGCGACGATGGCGAACGACTACCTCGGCAGCGACCTGCCCGACGCGCCGATGGTCTTCCTCGAGTTCCACGCCAACCACGGCGTCGACGAGGAGATCGACCTCTGCCGGTCGATCTTCGAGGACCGCGACGTCGTCCGCTTCGAGATGAGCGACGACGACGCCGACATGGCGACACTCTGGAAAGCGCGCCGGGAAATGGCCTACGCCGTCTCGACGTACGATTCCGACCTCGAGCCGCTCCACCCCGGCGACGTGACGGTCCCGATCAGTTCCTACCCCGAGGTCGTCCGCGAGACGAAACGGCTCGCCGACGACTACGATCTCCTCGTCCCCTGCTACGGCCACGCGGGCGACGGCAACCTCCACTACGGCGTGCTCGCCGACCCCGACGATCCCGAACAGGTCGAGCGCGGCGAGCGCCTCTACCGGGACATCGTCGAACTCGCGATCGGACTGGGCGGGACCGCAACGGGCGAACACGGTATCGGCGAGGGGAAACAGCAGTACCTCGAGCCCGAACACGGCGCCGGCGCGGTCGAGACCATGCGGGCGATCAAGCGGGCGCTCGATCCGACCGACACGCTCAATCCGGGGAAGATCTTCCCCGAGACGGCCGACGGCGAGCGGGTTCGGGGCCTCGAGCGCTGA
- a CDS encoding TIGR04024 family LLM class F420-dependent oxidoreductase codes for MTAELDLLVRLGDYDRPQEVAERAIQAEELGFDRLTVGETTGWNIVPPLTLAADRTEELGISNDVISPYGRTPSMLAQTALTMQAAADGRYRFGIGPSSPAITERWHGQAFDRPLRRTREVIEIMRNVYEEGTPSYEGDIFEIPGLGYERGPSENPPPIDVGTLGPKATEMAGRFGDGWAPQLFTKDGLRDRLDDLERGAELGGKELSDLRVAPIVRGVASEDREEARAKARGTIAFMLGAYGPYYGDSVAGQGYPDVVEEIRAAWDDRNTDAMADALPDDVLDELAPAGTPEEVREWVRDYGQIEAVDAVRVGFVDGMTEADKRTTMEAIAELA; via the coding sequence GTGACCGCCGAACTGGATCTGTTGGTGCGCCTCGGTGACTACGACCGGCCACAGGAGGTCGCCGAGCGGGCCATACAGGCCGAAGAACTGGGCTTCGACCGGCTCACGGTCGGCGAGACGACCGGCTGGAACATCGTCCCGCCGCTGACGCTGGCGGCCGACCGCACCGAGGAACTGGGCATCTCCAACGATGTCATCTCGCCGTACGGGCGCACGCCGTCGATGCTCGCCCAGACCGCGCTCACGATGCAAGCCGCCGCCGACGGGCGGTACCGGTTCGGGATCGGACCGAGCTCGCCCGCGATCACCGAGCGCTGGCACGGCCAGGCGTTCGACCGCCCGCTCCGGCGCACCCGCGAGGTGATCGAGATCATGCGCAACGTCTACGAGGAGGGCACCCCCTCCTACGAGGGCGATATCTTCGAGATCCCCGGGCTGGGGTACGAACGCGGCCCCTCGGAGAACCCGCCGCCGATCGACGTGGGAACTCTCGGTCCCAAAGCCACCGAGATGGCCGGCCGCTTCGGCGACGGCTGGGCACCCCAACTGTTTACGAAAGACGGTCTGCGGGATCGCCTCGATGATCTGGAACGCGGTGCCGAACTCGGCGGGAAGGAGCTCTCTGACCTGCGGGTCGCGCCGATCGTTCGCGGCGTCGCGAGCGAGGACCGCGAGGAAGCGCGCGCGAAGGCTCGCGGCACGATCGCGTTCATGCTCGGGGCCTACGGCCCCTACTACGGCGATTCGGTCGCCGGACAGGGCTACCCCGACGTGGTCGAGGAGATCCGGGCCGCGTGGGACGACCGGAACACGGACGCGATGGCTGACGCCCTGCCCGACGACGTACTCGACGAACTGGCCCCCGCGGGCACTCCCGAGGAGGTCCGCGAGTGGGTCCGCGACTACGGCCAGATCGAGGCCGTCGACGCCGTTCGGGTCGGCTTCGTCGACGGCATGACCGAGGCGGACAAGCGGACGACGATGGAAGCGATCGCCGAACTCGCTTGA
- a CDS encoding NADPH:quinone reductase, translated as MRAVRLHEHGDADVLQVDEIDRPEPAADELLVEVASAGVNPVDTYFRDGSYTPVDVPFTPGVDLAGTVAETGAAVDGFEAGDRVYGTGIGNGSSQGAYAEYATVPTDRVVHLPDGADLTEAGGAGVATVTAWRALVDHADLEPAEYCLVHGGSGGVGHAAVQIGAAVSARVITTASEEYHDGLADYGAETVLDYARDDLADAVRDASDGGVDVVLDHRLDDYLQFDADVAATGARVIGIGENSPDPGFTNDGAARSKDVSYQFMSMFNTPDLRVPLRGVAHLMNVGNLSIDVAQSYDLEEAAAAQRAVMNDSFLGKLVIEP; from the coding sequence ATGCGAGCTGTACGCCTTCACGAGCACGGCGACGCGGACGTACTGCAGGTAGACGAAATCGACCGCCCGGAGCCCGCCGCGGACGAACTACTGGTCGAGGTGGCTTCGGCCGGCGTCAACCCCGTCGACACCTATTTCCGAGACGGTTCCTACACGCCGGTCGACGTTCCGTTCACTCCCGGCGTCGACCTCGCGGGCACCGTCGCCGAGACGGGAGCCGCCGTCGACGGCTTCGAGGCGGGCGACCGCGTCTACGGCACCGGTATCGGGAACGGCTCCTCACAGGGGGCCTACGCGGAGTACGCGACGGTCCCGACCGACCGCGTCGTCCACCTCCCCGACGGCGCGGACCTGACCGAAGCCGGCGGCGCGGGCGTCGCCACCGTCACCGCGTGGCGCGCGCTGGTCGATCACGCCGACCTCGAGCCCGCGGAGTACTGTCTGGTCCACGGCGGCTCCGGCGGCGTCGGACACGCCGCGGTCCAGATCGGGGCCGCCGTGAGCGCGCGGGTCATCACCACTGCGTCCGAGGAGTACCACGACGGACTCGCCGACTACGGGGCCGAGACGGTCCTCGACTACGCGCGCGACGACCTCGCCGACGCCGTCCGCGACGCTTCCGACGGCGGCGTCGACGTGGTGCTCGACCACCGGCTGGACGACTACCTGCAGTTCGACGCCGACGTTGCCGCGACCGGCGCACGCGTCATCGGAATCGGCGAAAACAGTCCGGACCCCGGCTTCACGAACGACGGTGCCGCCCGGTCGAAGGACGTTAGCTACCAGTTCATGAGCATGTTCAACACGCCGGACCTGCGCGTACCGCTGCGCGGCGTCGCCCACCTCATGAACGTCGGCAACCTCTCGATCGACGTCGCACAGTCGTACGACCTCGAGGAGGCCGCGGCGGCCCAGCGGGCAGTCATGAACGATAGCTTCCTCGGAAAACTCGTCATCGAGCCGTAA
- a CDS encoding type 1 glutamine amidotransferase domain-containing protein, with product MSESDQQPLEDTTVGIFLAAEGTEEVEFTEPKATVTDAGATVDVLGSESGEAQTVNNDLEESDSYEIEKSFEDVSADDYDALIVPGGTVGADTLRTSEAGVDLLRQHVEAGKPAGVICHGPWTLIEADVVDGRQLTSYHSLQTDVRNAGGEWVDEEVVVDDGLVTSRNPGDLEAFCETIVDEFATASS from the coding sequence ATGAGCGAATCCGATCAGCAACCGCTCGAGGACACCACAGTGGGAATCTTCCTCGCCGCGGAAGGCACCGAAGAAGTCGAGTTCACCGAGCCGAAGGCGACCGTCACCGACGCCGGCGCGACCGTCGACGTGCTCGGCAGTGAGTCCGGCGAGGCCCAAACTGTGAACAACGACCTCGAGGAGAGCGACAGCTACGAGATCGAGAAATCGTTCGAAGACGTCTCGGCCGACGACTACGACGCGCTGATCGTCCCGGGCGGGACCGTCGGCGCAGACACGCTCCGGACGAGCGAGGCCGGGGTGGACCTCCTGCGACAGCACGTCGAGGCTGGCAAGCCGGCGGGCGTGATCTGTCACGGCCCGTGGACGCTGATCGAGGCAGACGTGGTCGACGGACGGCAGCTAACGTCCTACCACAGCCTGCAGACCGACGTTCGCAATGCCGGCGGTGAGTGGGTCGACGAGGAGGTCGTCGTCGACGACGGATTGGTGACGAGCCGGAATCCGGGTGACCTCGAGGCGTTCTGTGAAACGATCGTCGACGAGTTCGCGACGGCGAGCAGCTAA
- a CDS encoding pyridoxal phosphate-dependent aminotransferase — MTEFARRVEQVSISGIREVFEAAGDDAINLGLGQPDFPTPAHARRGAIEAIESGRADAYTSNKGTQQLREAISAKYDRDYGLEVDPGDVIATSGGSEALHLALEAHVDPGEEVIFPDPGFVSYDALTHIADGTPKPVGLREDLTLDPATVEDAITEETAAFIVNSPANPTGAVQSEADMREFARIADEHDVLCLSDEVYEHIVFEGEHHSPLKFADTDNVVVISACSKTYSMTGWRLGWVVAGAASPPSPRRADGATQTNRRIERMLRVHQYGQACASAPAQFAAEAALTGPQEPVQEMVETFEQRRDLVLDGLTDAGLEVPTPEGAFYAMPKVPDGWCDEVLERGVVVVPGDAFGANGEGYARLSYATGTEELKEALEIMDAATQAVR; from the coding sequence ATGACCGAATTCGCACGGCGAGTCGAGCAGGTGTCGATCAGCGGCATCCGCGAAGTGTTCGAGGCCGCGGGCGACGACGCGATCAACCTCGGGCTCGGACAGCCCGATTTCCCGACCCCCGCCCACGCTCGCCGCGGCGCGATCGAAGCGATCGAATCCGGCCGGGCCGACGCCTACACCTCCAACAAGGGCACCCAACAGCTCCGGGAGGCAATTTCGGCGAAGTACGACCGCGACTACGGTCTCGAGGTCGATCCCGGTGACGTGATCGCCACGTCCGGCGGCAGCGAGGCGTTGCACCTCGCGCTCGAGGCCCACGTCGATCCCGGCGAGGAGGTCATCTTCCCGGATCCCGGCTTCGTCTCCTACGACGCGCTGACTCACATCGCCGACGGCACGCCGAAGCCGGTCGGGCTCCGGGAGGATCTCACCCTCGATCCCGCCACTGTCGAGGACGCCATCACCGAGGAGACGGCGGCGTTTATCGTCAACAGCCCCGCGAACCCGACGGGGGCCGTCCAGAGCGAGGCCGACATGCGCGAGTTCGCCCGCATCGCCGACGAGCACGACGTGCTCTGTCTCTCCGACGAAGTCTACGAACACATCGTCTTCGAGGGCGAGCACCACTCGCCGCTGAAATTCGCCGACACGGACAACGTGGTCGTCATCAGCGCCTGCTCGAAGACCTACTCGATGACCGGCTGGCGGCTCGGCTGGGTCGTCGCTGGGGCGGCTTCGCCGCCTTCGCCTCGTCGCGCCGACGGCGCGACGCAGACCAATCGCCGCATCGAGCGCATGCTCCGGGTCCACCAGTACGGACAGGCCTGTGCCTCCGCGCCCGCGCAGTTCGCCGCCGAGGCCGCCCTGACCGGTCCGCAGGAGCCGGTCCAGGAGATGGTCGAGACGTTCGAACAGCGGCGGGACCTCGTCCTGGACGGGCTCACCGACGCCGGACTCGAGGTCCCCACACCCGAAGGCGCCTTCTACGCGATGCCGAAGGTCCCCGACGGCTGGTGTGACGAAGTGCTCGAGCGCGGCGTGGTGGTCGTCCCCGGCGACGCCTTCGGCGCGAACGGCGAGGGCTACGCGCGACTCTCCTACGCGACCGGCACGGAGGAGTTGAAGGAAGCGCTCGAGATCATGGACGCCGCGACGCAGGCGGTTCGATAA
- a CDS encoding DUF6517 family protein has protein sequence MTTSRRSLLAAGATGTLALTAGCLDFVLGNGPLEFSSDRVAPTDEALEETGYDEKEVTEETIDRTVELPAGIERDVEASIWTSVYSKQLEYKGQEREGSAFAAVSIPGMEVAGRSVNPLDDMSNEELLAEFLNQIDGGEIRNIQHEESFELPILDEQRETDVFMGESDLAGEPIDIEIKITSFTHEDDLLVLLGTLPKMNTKESANVEVLMESVEHPFDS, from the coding sequence ATGACGACATCTCGACGATCGCTGCTCGCCGCGGGCGCGACCGGGACGCTCGCACTGACAGCAGGCTGTCTCGACTTCGTCCTCGGCAACGGACCGCTCGAGTTCAGTTCCGACCGCGTCGCACCGACCGACGAGGCCCTCGAGGAGACCGGCTACGACGAGAAAGAGGTTACCGAGGAGACGATCGATCGAACCGTCGAACTCCCCGCCGGCATCGAACGCGACGTGGAGGCCTCGATCTGGACCTCGGTCTACTCCAAACAGCTCGAATACAAGGGGCAAGAGCGCGAGGGCAGCGCCTTCGCGGCCGTCTCGATCCCGGGGATGGAGGTCGCCGGCCGCTCGGTCAACCCGCTCGACGACATGTCGAACGAGGAGTTGCTCGCGGAGTTCCTGAACCAGATCGACGGCGGCGAGATCCGCAACATCCAGCACGAGGAGTCGTTCGAACTCCCGATTCTGGACGAGCAACGCGAAACCGACGTCTTCATGGGCGAATCCGACCTCGCGGGCGAGCCGATCGACATCGAGATCAAGATCACGTCGTTCACCCACGAGGACGATCTGCTCGTCTTGCTCGGAACCCTCCCGAAGATGAATACGAAGGAATCCGCGAACGTCGAAGTGCTGATGGAGTCCGTCGAGCACCCGTTCGATAGCTAA
- a CDS encoding 2-oxoacid:ferredoxin oxidoreductase subunit beta produces the protein MSSDVRFTDFKSDKQPTWCPGCGDFGTMNGMMKALANTGNDPDNTFVVAGIGCSGKIGTYMHSYALHGVHGRALPVGTGVKMARPDVEVMVAGGDGDGYSIGAGHFVHAVRRNVDMTYVVMDNRIYGLTKGQASPTSRSDFETSTTPEGPKQPPVNPLALALASGASFIAQSFSSDAMRHAEIVQEAIEHDGFGFVNVFSPCVTFNDVDTYDYFRDNLVDLQEDEDHDPNDYEAAKEVILDSDKEYQGVMYQDENSVPYHEQHGVTEDMSEIPDGAPEDAMDLVREFY, from the coding sequence ATGAGCTCCGACGTACGATTTACCGACTTCAAGTCCGACAAGCAGCCGACGTGGTGTCCCGGATGCGGCGACTTCGGGACGATGAACGGCATGATGAAAGCCCTCGCGAACACCGGCAACGATCCCGACAACACCTTCGTGGTGGCCGGGATCGGCTGTTCCGGCAAGATCGGGACCTACATGCACAGCTACGCGCTGCACGGAGTCCACGGTCGCGCCCTGCCGGTCGGAACCGGCGTCAAGATGGCCCGGCCCGACGTCGAGGTCATGGTCGCCGGCGGCGACGGTGACGGCTACTCGATCGGTGCCGGTCACTTCGTCCACGCGGTCCGCCGGAACGTCGACATGACCTACGTGGTCATGGACAACCGCATCTACGGCCTGACGAAGGGACAGGCCTCGCCGACCTCGCGCTCGGACTTCGAGACCAGCACGACCCCCGAGGGCCCCAAACAGCCGCCGGTCAACCCGCTCGCACTGGCGCTGGCCTCCGGCGCGTCCTTCATCGCGCAGTCGTTCAGTTCCGACGCGATGCGCCACGCCGAGATCGTGCAGGAAGCCATCGAGCACGACGGCTTCGGCTTCGTCAACGTCTTCAGTCCCTGTGTCACGTTCAACGACGTCGACACCTACGACTACTTCCGCGACAACCTCGTCGACCTGCAGGAGGACGAGGACCACGATCCGAACGACTACGAGGCCGCCAAGGAAGTCATCCTCGACAGTGATAAGGAATACCAAGGCGTGATGTATCAGGACGAAAACTCCGTGCCGTATCACGAACAGCACGGCGTTACCGAGGACATGTCCGAGATCCCCGACGGCGCGCCCGAGGACGCGATGGATCTCGTCCGCGAGTTCTACTAA
- a CDS encoding 2-oxoacid:acceptor oxidoreductase subunit alpha, with amino-acid sequence MAEDLNWAVGGEAGDGIDSTGKIFAQALARAGRHVFTSKDFASRIRGGYTAYKIRTSVDKVQSVVDRLDILVALTQRTIDENLDELHEGSAIIYDGERSWDAEIPEEMTAVDVPLKSLAEEAGGAIMRNIVALGAACEITGFDVEYLDEALEKRFGGKGSKIVENNKEAARAGQEYVQENYDLDHLGYNIDTTDNDYVLLNGNEAVGMGALAAGCRFYAGYPITPATSIMEYLTERIEDYGGHVVQAEDELSAINMSLGAARAGARSMTATSGAGIDLMTETFGLVATSETPLVIADIQRSGPSTGMPTKQEQGDLNMALYGGHGEVPRFVVAPTSITECFWKTVEAFNLAEKYQTPVFLVSDLAMSVTEQTFPPEAFDMDEVEIDRGKLVDEDEVDEWLDAQGHFRAHAVTEDGVSPRAIPGTTDAAHMSTGLEHDELGRRTEEEDERVHQVNKRNRKVETARENEDWDYREFGNPDADNLIISWGSNEGALIEALDYLEDDGIDVRVISVPYIFPRPDLTEEIEAAEETIVVECNATGQFADVIEHDVLTRVKRINKYTGVRFKADELADDITDKLTEEVPAQ; translated from the coding sequence ATGGCTGAGGACCTCAACTGGGCGGTCGGAGGCGAGGCCGGGGACGGCATCGACTCCACGGGTAAGATCTTCGCTCAGGCACTCGCCCGAGCCGGACGGCACGTATTCACCTCCAAAGACTTCGCGTCGCGTATCCGCGGCGGGTACACGGCCTACAAGATTCGGACCTCCGTCGACAAGGTCCAGAGCGTCGTCGACCGACTCGACATCCTGGTCGCGCTCACCCAGCGGACGATCGACGAGAACTTGGACGAACTCCACGAGGGCAGCGCCATCATCTACGACGGCGAGCGCTCGTGGGACGCCGAGATTCCCGAGGAGATGACGGCGGTCGACGTCCCGCTGAAGTCGCTGGCCGAGGAGGCCGGCGGCGCGATCATGCGCAACATCGTCGCGCTCGGTGCCGCGTGTGAGATCACCGGCTTCGATGTCGAATATCTGGACGAAGCCCTCGAGAAGCGCTTCGGTGGCAAGGGATCGAAGATCGTCGAGAACAACAAGGAAGCCGCCCGCGCGGGACAGGAATACGTCCAGGAGAACTACGATCTGGACCACCTCGGCTACAACATCGACACGACGGACAACGATTACGTCCTCCTCAACGGGAACGAGGCCGTCGGGATGGGGGCACTCGCGGCCGGCTGTCGGTTCTACGCCGGCTATCCGATCACGCCCGCGACGTCGATCATGGAGTATCTCACCGAACGGATCGAGGACTACGGCGGCCACGTCGTGCAGGCCGAAGACGAGCTGTCGGCGATCAACATGTCACTCGGGGCCGCACGCGCCGGTGCCCGATCGATGACCGCCACGTCGGGTGCCGGGATCGACCTCATGACCGAAACCTTCGGGCTGGTCGCGACCAGCGAGACGCCGCTCGTCATCGCCGACATCCAGCGCTCCGGTCCCTCCACGGGGATGCCGACGAAACAGGAACAGGGCGACCTCAATATGGCGCTCTACGGCGGCCACGGCGAGGTCCCGCGATTCGTCGTCGCCCCCACCTCGATCACCGAGTGTTTCTGGAAGACGGTCGAGGCGTTCAACCTCGCGGAGAAGTATCAGACGCCGGTCTTCCTGGTCTCCGATCTGGCGATGTCGGTCACCGAACAGACGTTCCCGCCGGAGGCCTTCGACATGGACGAGGTCGAGATCGACCGCGGCAAGCTCGTCGACGAGGACGAGGTCGACGAGTGGCTCGACGCGCAGGGCCACTTCCGCGCCCACGCCGTCACCGAAGACGGCGTCAGCCCGCGTGCCATCCCCGGCACGACCGACGCCGCCCACATGTCCACCGGCCTCGAGCACGACGAACTCGGCCGTCGGACGGAGGAAGAAGACGAGCGCGTCCATCAGGTCAACAAACGAAACCGCAAAGTCGAAACCGCACGAGAGAACGAGGACTGGGACTACCGCGAGTTCGGCAACCCGGACGCGGACAACCTCATCATCTCGTGGGGGTCGAACGAAGGCGCGCTCATCGAAGCGCTCGACTACCTCGAGGACGACGGGATCGACGTCCGCGTCATCTCGGTGCCCTACATCTTCCCGCGGCCAGATCTGACCGAGGAGATCGAGGCTGCCGAGGAGACGATCGTCGTCGAGTGTAACGCGACCGGGCAGTTCGCCGACGTGATCGAACACGACGTGCTTACCCGCGTGAAGCGCATTAACAAGTATACGGGCGTTCGATTCAAGGCGGACGAACTCGCAGACGACATTACCGACAAACTCACCGAAGAGGTGCCAGCACAATGA